AGCTCGTAGTCGCCGTCGGCGAGGGTCTCGTAGGGCTCGTTCTGCATGAATGTCGTCTTCGTGGTTATGTCGCGCTCCTCGGCGCTCGTTGGGTTCACCGCTTCACACAGTTCAACACTGACGATCCCACGGTGTCTTCCCCGATGGTGCCACGCCGTACCAGAGGTTTCACCTCCTTATCACCGGGGTTTGCCCCGGAGTCAGGCTTTGAGCACCTTGGCGTCGCCTGAGCCGGTCTTCAGGATCAGGCGACGCTCCGAGGAGGCGTCGGTGGTGACGTCGACCGTCCGGCTGCCGGAACCGGTCTCCGCGGTCACGTTGTACTCGTCGGCCGGCACGTGGACGGTGGCGTTGCCGGAGCCGGTGCTGACCTGCACGTCGAACGGCGCGACGGTGAAGCGCAGCTCGACGTCACCGGACCCGGTCTCGGCGATGGCGCGGTGGCCGGTCAGCCCGTTGGCGTCGATGTCCCCCGAGCCGGTGAAGGCGTCCAGCTCGCCGCTGACCGACCGCAGGGTGATGTCACCGGAACCGGTCCTCAGCTTGGCGCTCATGCCGTCGGGCAGCTCCACCCGGTAGTCCACGCCGCAGTTCCAGTCGTCGCGCGCGCACTCGTACGACAGGCGCAGCGTGCCACCGTCCACGGGGTGCTCGCTCTTGGGCTGCTCGCTCTTCCAGTGCATCGTCTCGGTCACCCGGATCCTCTTGCCGGTGCCGCGGACGATCTCGATGTCCCCGGCGCCGGTCTGCACGTCGAGCGCGCCGACCCTGCCACCGGTGACGTCGTACGTCTGGCTGTGCTCCTTGGTGGGGGAGGCGATGGTCCGCAGGCCGCAGCCGCTCAGCACCAGCCCGGCGCACACCACGGCGCCGGCGGCGATCATCGTCGTCTTGGTCATGCTGTGAGGATGCCGTCCGCGTGGCCGCCGGGTCATCGGGGAAGGCCCCGAGTCGAACCCTGGCCGGACCCTGCCGGGACCCGCGTTGACCCCTGAGACGACCATGAAGTAGCGTCGATTCCGCGATTCAAAATATAGTTTCCACTTGGTGGAAAAGATGAAGGGAAGCCCATGGACGGCGTCGACATCAAGGGCCCCATGCTCGACCGTTTCGACCAGATCCTCACGCCGGAGGCGCTGGAGTTCGTCGCGGCCCTGCAGCGGCGGTTCGACGGCCGGCGCCGTGAACTGCTCGACGCGCGCCAGGCGCGGCAGGCCGAGCTGTCCGCCGGCGGCACGCTGGACTTCCTCCCCGAGACCGCGCGCATCCGCGCGGACGACTCGTGGCGGGTCGCGCCACCGGCCCCCGGCCTGGTGGACCGGCGGGTCGAGATCACCGGCCCGGTGGACCGCAAGATGACCGTCAACGCGCTCAACTCCGGCGCCAAGGTCTGGCTCGCCGACTTCGAGGACGCCAACTCGCCGCTGTGGGAGAACGTCGTCAACGGCCAGCTCAATCTGCGTGACGCGCTGGACCGCACCATCGACTTCGCGACCGGCGGCAAGAGCTACGCGCTGCGTCCCGACGACGAGCTCGCCACCGTCGTGGTGCGTCCACGCGGCTGGCACCTCACCGAGAAGCACGTGCTGGTGGACGGCGAGCGGTTCTCCGCGTCGCTGTTCGACTTCGGGCTGTACTTCTTCCACTGCGCCGCACGGCAGATCACCAAGGGCCGCGGGCCGTACTTCTACCTGCCGAAGATGGAGTCCCACCTGGAGGCGCGGCTCTGGAACGAGGTGTTCACCGAGGCGCAGCGTGCGCTCGGGGTGCCGCACGGCACGATCAGGGCCACCGTCCTCATCGAGACCTACCCCGCGGCCTTCGAGATGGACGAGATCCTCTACGAGCTGCGCGACCACTCCGCCGGGCTGAACGCCGGCCGGTGGGACTACCTGTTCAGCGTGATCAAGAAGTTCCGCACCCGCGGCAGGGAGTTCCTGCTGCCC
The window above is part of the Sphaerisporangium rubeum genome. Proteins encoded here:
- a CDS encoding DUF4097 family beta strand repeat-containing protein, translated to MTKTTMIAAGAVVCAGLVLSGCGLRTIASPTKEHSQTYDVTGGRVGALDVQTGAGDIEIVRGTGKRIRVTETMHWKSEQPKSEHPVDGGTLRLSYECARDDWNCGVDYRVELPDGMSAKLRTGSGDITLRSVSGELDAFTGSGDIDANGLTGHRAIAETGSGDVELRFTVAPFDVQVSTGSGNATVHVPADEYNVTAETGSGSRTVDVTTDASSERRLILKTGSGDAKVLKA
- the aceB gene encoding malate synthase A, encoding MDGVDIKGPMLDRFDQILTPEALEFVAALQRRFDGRRRELLDARQARQAELSAGGTLDFLPETARIRADDSWRVAPPAPGLVDRRVEITGPVDRKMTVNALNSGAKVWLADFEDANSPLWENVVNGQLNLRDALDRTIDFATGGKSYALRPDDELATVVVRPRGWHLTEKHVLVDGERFSASLFDFGLYFFHCAARQITKGRGPYFYLPKMESHLEARLWNEVFTEAQRALGVPHGTIRATVLIETYPAAFEMDEILYELRDHSAGLNAGRWDYLFSVIKKFRTRGREFLLPERNAVTMTAPFMRAYTELLVRTCHRRGAHAIGGMAAFIPSRRDPEVNKVALEKVRADKTRESGDGFDGSWVAHPDLVPVCREVFDAVLGDRPNQLDRLREDVSVSAADLLSVDKTPGEITEAGLRNNVDVALRYLAAWMAGSGAAAIHNLMEDAATAEISRSQIWQWIHNDIRLADTGNVVTRELVEQVIGEELSAMREEPGFDAARFEQAAELFKEVALDDDFAEFLTLPAYARMP